One stretch of Aquimarina sp. Aq107 DNA includes these proteins:
- a CDS encoding N-acetyltransferase, producing MIKYLKYSDLDSSLIKQYKYAVTEAFPEIILRSRVTEEYWSRLENYFPHTQVFMVNSNNDLLGFMNALPIFWDKIVSDLPKEGWDWLLKKGISDFENNIKPNILGGLQIIVTKKHQDRGYSKLLISKGKEVRKSLGLEKLIIPIRPILKHNHPKLLMKDYIDLKKNNKVYDPWIRTHLESGATLIKVCENSMNVRGNISFWEELLGEKITVSGSYKIDGALNLVTVDLEENYGEYREENIWIYYD from the coding sequence TTGATAAAATACCTCAAGTATTCTGATTTAGATAGTTCTCTTATAAAGCAATATAAATATGCTGTCACCGAAGCCTTTCCGGAAATTATTTTAAGATCTAGGGTTACGGAAGAGTATTGGAGTAGGTTGGAAAATTATTTTCCTCACACTCAGGTTTTCATGGTTAATTCTAATAATGATCTTTTAGGTTTTATGAATGCGCTACCAATATTTTGGGATAAAATAGTAAGTGATTTGCCTAAAGAAGGATGGGATTGGCTTCTAAAAAAAGGAATTTCAGATTTTGAGAACAATATAAAACCTAATATTTTAGGAGGTTTACAGATTATTGTAACAAAGAAACATCAGGATAGAGGGTATAGTAAGTTATTAATATCTAAAGGAAAAGAAGTTAGAAAGAGTCTTGGGTTAGAGAAACTCATAATTCCGATACGACCAATTTTAAAACATAATCATCCAAAATTATTGATGAAAGATTATATAGACTTAAAGAAGAACAATAAAGTCTATGATCCTTGGATAAGAACTCATTTAGAAAGTGGAGCAACTCTTATTAAGGTTTGTGAAAACTCTATGAATGTTAGAGGTAATATAAGTTTCTGGGAAGAATTATTAGGTGAAAAAATTACTGTATCAGGTAGTTATAAAATAGATGGAGCTCTAAATTTGGTAACGGTAGATCTAGAAGAGAACTATGGAGAATATAGAGAGGAAAATATATGGATATATTATGATTAG
- a CDS encoding ester cyclase yields MNLEENKKNAIAFYKMAYEGKPKEAVEKYIGNEYIQHNPDVADGTEGFISYFERMQQEYPNKSIEFLRCIAEGNLVSLHTHQTWPGNDEYVTMDFFRFDQQGKICEHWDAIQQIPKKSANPNTMY; encoded by the coding sequence ATGAATCTAGAGGAAAATAAAAAGAACGCTATCGCTTTTTATAAAATGGCATATGAGGGTAAACCTAAAGAAGCTGTGGAGAAATATATTGGAAATGAATATATTCAACATAACCCAGATGTAGCTGATGGAACAGAAGGGTTTATATCCTATTTTGAAAGAATGCAACAAGAATATCCTAATAAATCCATAGAGTTTTTAAGATGCATTGCTGAAGGAAATCTAGTATCGCTTCATACCCATCAAACTTGGCCGGGAAATGATGAATATGTAACCATGGACTTTTTTCGTTTTGATCAGCAGGGAAAAATATGCGAACACTGGGATGCGATACAACAGATTCCAAAAAAATCCGCGAATCCAAATACGATGTATTAG